From the Paraburkholderia sp. PREW-6R genome, one window contains:
- a CDS encoding 16S rRNA pseudouridine(516) synthase, whose amino-acid sequence MNLESILFTQGFGSRRQCRALIGDGRVSVAGVVCTDANTDFSFDGHDFHFSVDGVDWPYREHAYLLLNKPAGYECSRDPQHHPSVFSLLPPQFAERGVQCVGRLDQDTTGLLLLSDDGKFVHMFTSPKRKVPKVYVATTRHPVNDAQLDALRGGVLLHSEPKPIAVVDAQTRGECMLALTVMEGKYHQVKRMIAAAGNRCEALHRERVGGLALPAALAPGAWQWLDEADLGSLRSG is encoded by the coding sequence ATGAATCTCGAAAGCATCCTCTTCACACAAGGTTTCGGGTCGCGCCGCCAGTGCCGCGCGCTGATCGGCGACGGCCGCGTGAGCGTCGCCGGCGTGGTCTGTACCGACGCCAACACCGATTTCTCCTTCGATGGACACGATTTCCACTTCAGCGTGGACGGCGTCGACTGGCCATATCGCGAACACGCTTACCTGCTGCTGAACAAGCCCGCGGGCTATGAATGTTCGCGCGACCCGCAGCATCATCCGAGCGTGTTCAGCCTGTTGCCACCTCAGTTCGCCGAGCGCGGCGTGCAGTGCGTCGGCCGGCTCGACCAGGACACAACAGGGCTGTTGCTCCTTTCCGACGACGGCAAATTCGTCCATATGTTCACGTCGCCGAAACGCAAGGTGCCGAAGGTGTACGTAGCCACCACGCGCCATCCCGTGAACGATGCGCAACTGGACGCGCTACGCGGTGGCGTGCTGTTGCATAGCGAGCCCAAACCGATTGCGGTAGTCGACGCACAAACGCGCGGCGAGTGCATGCTGGCGCTGACCGTCATGGAAGGCAAATATCACCAGGTCAAGCGGATGATCGCGGCGGCCGGCAACCGCTGCGAGGCCCTGCATCGCGAGCGCGTCGGCGGACTCGCGTTGCCCGCAGCGCTTGCGCCCGGCGCGTGGCAATGGCTCGACGAAGCCGACCTCGGATCTTTACGGAGCGGGTAA
- the ispH gene encoding 4-hydroxy-3-methylbut-2-enyl diphosphate reductase, which produces MSITDTTLAEAEILLAQPRGFCAGVDRAIEIVERAIKLHGSPIYVRHEIVHNAYVVEDLRKKGAIFIERLEEVPAGNTVIFSAHGVSKAVRTEAESRGLRVYDATCPLVTKVHIEVAKMRQDGFDIVMIGHKGHPEVEGTMGQAGEGMHLVEDIDDVQALQLADPERIAFVTQTTLSVDDAAEIIGALKAKYPAIHEPKKQDICYATQNRQDAVKFMAPQCDVVIVVGSPNSSNSNRLRELAEKLGVPSYMVDSPDQIDPRWVDGKRRIGVTAGASAPEVLAQAVIARLRELGVRNVRALEGIEESIAFPLPKGLGLPA; this is translated from the coding sequence ATGAGCATCACGGATACGACTCTTGCCGAAGCGGAGATCCTGCTGGCGCAGCCGCGTGGGTTCTGCGCCGGCGTGGATCGCGCTATCGAGATCGTCGAGCGGGCTATCAAACTGCATGGTTCGCCGATCTACGTGCGTCACGAAATCGTTCACAACGCCTACGTCGTTGAAGACCTGCGCAAGAAGGGCGCGATCTTCATCGAGCGGCTCGAGGAAGTGCCGGCCGGCAACACGGTTATTTTCAGCGCGCATGGCGTGTCGAAAGCCGTGCGCACGGAAGCCGAATCGCGCGGGCTGCGCGTGTACGACGCCACGTGTCCGCTCGTCACCAAAGTGCATATCGAAGTCGCGAAAATGCGGCAGGACGGTTTCGATATCGTGATGATCGGCCACAAGGGTCATCCTGAAGTCGAAGGCACCATGGGCCAGGCGGGCGAGGGCATGCATCTCGTCGAGGACATCGACGACGTGCAGGCGCTGCAGCTGGCCGATCCCGAGCGTATCGCGTTCGTCACGCAAACCACGCTGTCCGTCGACGACGCTGCCGAGATCATCGGCGCATTGAAGGCCAAATATCCGGCCATTCATGAGCCCAAAAAGCAGGACATCTGTTATGCCACGCAAAACCGTCAGGACGCGGTGAAATTCATGGCGCCGCAGTGCGACGTCGTGATCGTGGTCGGTAGCCCTAACAGCTCCAATTCGAACCGGCTGCGTGAACTGGCCGAGAAGCTCGGCGTGCCTTCCTATATGGTGGATTCGCCCGACCAGATCGACCCACGGTGGGTCGATGGCAAGCGGCGAATCGGCGTAACAGCCGGCGCGTCCGCGCCTGAAGTGTTGGCGCAGGCGGTTATCGCACGTTTGCGTGAGCTGGGTGTGCGAAACGTGCGCGCGCTCGAAGGCATCGAAGAGAGCATTGCGTTTCCATTGCCGAAGGGGCTGGGGCTTCCGGCCTGA
- a CDS encoding acetylornithine transaminase, with product MNFNEYPIESLMYITNRPEIVFTHGKGSWLYDNNGKRYLDFIQGWAVNSLGHCNDGMIEALNRQSQLLINPSPAFYNQPMAQLAGLLTAHSCFDKVFFANSGAEANEGAIKLARKWGKKFKDGAFEIITFDHSFHGRTLATMSASGKPGWDTIYAPQVPGFPKADLNDIASVERIINPKTVAVMLEPIQGEGGVIPASREFMQQLRELTKKHNLLLIVDEVQSGCGRAGTLFAYELSGIEPDIMTLGKGIGGGVPLAALLSKADVAVFEAGDQGGTYNGNPLMTAVGYSVISQLTAPGFLEGVRARGEYLRGKLLALSEERGFEGERGEGLLRALLLGKDIGNQIVEKARNMQPDGLLLNAARPNLLRFMPALNVTNEEIDQMMAMLRSILDTL from the coding sequence ATGAATTTCAATGAGTATCCCATCGAGTCGCTGATGTACATCACGAACCGGCCCGAAATCGTTTTCACGCACGGCAAGGGCTCGTGGCTCTACGACAATAACGGCAAGCGCTATCTGGACTTCATCCAGGGGTGGGCGGTCAACAGTCTCGGCCATTGCAACGACGGCATGATCGAAGCGCTGAACCGGCAGTCGCAATTGCTGATCAACCCGTCGCCGGCGTTCTATAACCAGCCCATGGCGCAACTGGCCGGCCTGCTCACCGCGCACAGCTGTTTCGACAAGGTGTTCTTTGCGAACAGTGGCGCGGAAGCGAATGAAGGCGCGATCAAGCTCGCGCGCAAATGGGGCAAAAAGTTCAAGGACGGCGCGTTCGAAATCATCACGTTCGACCACAGCTTCCACGGCCGCACACTCGCCACCATGTCGGCGAGCGGCAAGCCGGGCTGGGACACGATCTACGCGCCGCAAGTGCCGGGTTTCCCGAAGGCGGACCTGAACGACATCGCGTCGGTTGAACGGATCATCAATCCGAAGACCGTCGCCGTGATGCTGGAACCGATTCAGGGCGAAGGCGGCGTGATTCCTGCATCGCGTGAATTCATGCAACAGCTGCGTGAGCTGACGAAGAAACACAACCTGCTGCTGATCGTCGATGAAGTGCAAAGCGGTTGTGGCCGCGCGGGCACGCTGTTCGCCTACGAGCTGTCGGGCATCGAGCCGGACATCATGACGCTCGGCAAGGGCATCGGCGGCGGCGTGCCGCTCGCGGCGCTGCTGTCGAAAGCGGACGTGGCCGTGTTCGAGGCCGGCGACCAGGGCGGCACGTACAACGGCAATCCGCTCATGACCGCCGTCGGCTACTCGGTGATTTCGCAACTCACCGCGCCGGGTTTTCTCGAAGGCGTGCGTGCGCGCGGCGAGTATCTGCGCGGGAAGCTGCTGGCGTTATCGGAGGAGCGCGGCTTCGAGGGCGAACGCGGCGAAGGCCTGCTGCGCGCGCTGCTGCTCGGCAAGGATATCGGCAACCAGATTGTCGAGAAGGCGCGCAACATGCAGCCCGACGGCCTGCTGCTGAACGCCGCGCGTCCTAACCTGCTGCGCTTCATGCCCGCGCTGAACGTGACGAACGAGGAAATCGACCAGATGATGGCGATGCTGCGCTCGATTCTCGACACGCTGTAA
- a CDS encoding GNAT family acetyltransferase, whose translation MTTPATLSIRCFDASDTDAVIALWQQAFPEYRDVTRPQRNPHLSIANKLATQPELFFVAVLGERIVGTVMGGYDGHRGWMYSLAVDESVRRHGIGTRLVAHVESALTALGCPKVNLQVLSARNEIRGFYEVLGYRADPVISLGKRLGELADPVPSA comes from the coding sequence ATGACAACGCCTGCGACGCTATCTATCCGCTGCTTCGACGCGTCCGACACCGATGCCGTGATCGCACTGTGGCAGCAGGCATTCCCCGAGTATCGGGATGTCACGCGGCCGCAGCGCAATCCGCATCTGTCGATCGCGAACAAACTCGCGACCCAGCCCGAGCTGTTCTTTGTCGCGGTGCTCGGCGAGCGCATCGTCGGCACGGTGATGGGCGGCTACGATGGCCACCGCGGCTGGATGTATTCGCTCGCGGTGGATGAGTCGGTGCGTCGTCATGGCATCGGCACGCGGCTCGTCGCGCATGTCGAAAGCGCACTGACCGCGCTCGGCTGTCCGAAGGTGAATTTGCAGGTGCTGTCGGCCAGGAACGAGATCCGCGGCTTTTACGAGGTACTGGGTTACCGCGCGGATCCGGTGATCAGTCTGGGCAAACGGCTGGGCGAACTGGCCGATCCGGTGCCGTCTGCCTAG
- a CDS encoding CDP-6-deoxy-delta-3,4-glucoseen reductase encodes MAFNVTLRQSGRQFQVEQDEPVLSAALRQGIGLPYGCKNGACGSCKGTVVSGEIEQRPHSSSALSNDEKTRGMALLCCATACTDLEVDIREVAGVGDVQVKKLPCRVNAIERKADDVIVLKLQLPANERLQYLAGQYLEFILKDGKRRSYSMANAPHTEGPIELHIRHMPGGAFTDHVFSTMKERDILRFEAPLGTFFLREDSNKPIVLLASGTGFAPLKAIVEHAVFKNLNRPMTLYWGARRKKDLYLLELAEQWAREIPNFKFVPVLSEPDASDAWTGRVGFVHRAVIEDLPDLSAYQVYACGAPVMVESAQRDFTQHHALPEDEFYADSFTSAADLANPV; translated from the coding sequence ATGGCATTTAACGTCACGCTCCGGCAAAGCGGCCGGCAGTTTCAGGTAGAACAGGACGAACCGGTACTGAGCGCCGCGCTGCGCCAGGGCATCGGCCTGCCGTACGGCTGCAAGAACGGCGCATGCGGTTCGTGCAAGGGCACGGTGGTCAGCGGCGAGATCGAACAGCGTCCGCATTCGTCGTCGGCATTGTCGAACGACGAAAAAACGCGCGGCATGGCGCTCTTGTGCTGCGCCACCGCGTGCACCGATCTCGAAGTGGACATCCGCGAAGTGGCGGGCGTGGGCGACGTACAGGTCAAAAAGCTGCCGTGCCGCGTCAACGCAATCGAGCGCAAAGCCGACGACGTGATCGTGCTGAAGCTGCAATTGCCCGCCAACGAGCGTCTGCAATACCTCGCCGGTCAGTATCTCGAATTCATTTTGAAAGACGGCAAGCGTCGCAGCTATTCGATGGCGAATGCGCCGCACACGGAAGGTCCGATCGAACTGCATATCCGCCACATGCCCGGCGGCGCATTCACGGACCACGTGTTCAGCACGATGAAAGAGCGCGACATTCTTCGTTTCGAAGCGCCGCTCGGCACGTTCTTCCTGCGTGAAGACTCGAACAAGCCTATCGTGCTGCTCGCATCCGGCACGGGCTTCGCGCCGCTGAAGGCGATCGTCGAACACGCGGTGTTCAAGAACCTGAATCGCCCGATGACGCTGTACTGGGGCGCACGTCGCAAGAAAGACCTGTACCTGCTCGAACTTGCCGAACAATGGGCGCGCGAGATTCCCAACTTCAAGTTCGTGCCGGTGCTCTCGGAGCCCGATGCGAGCGACGCATGGACGGGCCGCGTGGGCTTCGTGCATCGCGCGGTGATCGAGGATCTTCCGGATCTGTCCGCCTATCAGGTGTACGCGTGCGGCGCGCCGGTCATGGTGGAGTCGGCGCAGCGCGACTTCACGCAGCATCACGCGTTGCCGGAAGACGAGTTCTATGCGGACTCGTTCACGAGCGCAGCAGATCTGGCCAACCCGGTTTGA
- a CDS encoding NAD-dependent epimerase/dehydratase family protein, whose product MKATRNLRRPRVLIVGCGDVGMRCVPLLRPRAHIFALTRHAERTAELRAAGVTPVAGDLDARRSLKRIAALAPTVLHLAPPQTTGDDDRRTRALLATLGSGGRALRAARGAVAPLGRLRREQRDMSASWARGKTAGIVPDGVGRTAASAARIRLVYASTSGVYGDCGGAWIDETRVTQPTNARAKRRVSAEQQLRRATARGALCASIARIPGIYAGNRLPLARLEKGTPALVDSDDVYTNHIHADDLATILVRLATHGRPARVIHASDDSSLKMGEYFDEVADAFGLSRPPRISREQAEQQIEPTLLSFMRESRRLVNRRLKRELGVRLRYPGVQDFLRETQRHRK is encoded by the coding sequence ATGAAAGCGACACGAAACTTACGCCGGCCGCGCGTGCTGATTGTAGGGTGCGGCGACGTTGGCATGCGCTGCGTGCCCTTGCTGCGGCCGCGCGCGCATATCTTTGCGCTGACCCGTCACGCCGAACGAACCGCCGAACTGCGCGCCGCGGGCGTGACACCAGTTGCCGGCGACCTCGACGCGCGCCGCAGCCTGAAACGGATCGCCGCGCTCGCGCCGACCGTGCTGCACCTCGCGCCACCGCAGACAACCGGCGACGACGACCGCCGCACCCGCGCGTTGCTCGCGACGCTCGGGTCCGGCGGCCGGGCGCTGCGTGCCGCGCGCGGCGCGGTGGCGCCGCTGGGACGGTTACGCCGCGAGCAGCGCGACATGAGCGCGTCGTGGGCGCGCGGAAAAACAGCCGGTATTGTACCCGACGGGGTCGGCCGAACCGCCGCTTCGGCTGCGCGCATCCGGCTCGTCTATGCGAGCACGTCGGGCGTCTACGGCGATTGCGGTGGTGCGTGGATCGACGAGACGCGCGTCACGCAGCCGACGAACGCGCGCGCCAAACGGCGCGTGTCGGCGGAACAGCAACTGCGTCGCGCGACCGCGCGCGGCGCGCTTTGTGCCAGCATCGCGCGAATTCCGGGCATCTATGCGGGCAACCGCTTGCCGCTCGCACGTCTAGAAAAGGGCACGCCGGCGCTGGTGGATAGCGACGACGTCTACACCAATCATATCCACGCCGATGACCTTGCGACCATCCTTGTGCGCCTCGCGACGCACGGACGCCCGGCGCGCGTGATTCACGCGTCCGACGACTCGTCGCTGAAAATGGGGGAGTATTTCGACGAGGTGGCCGATGCGTTTGGTCTGTCGCGTCCGCCGCGCATTTCGCGCGAGCAGGCCGAGCAGCAGATCGAGCCGACCCTGCTCTCGTTCATGCGCGAATCGCGGCGGCTCGTGAACAGGCGTCTGAAAAGGGAATTGGGCGTGCGCTTACGGTATCCAGGCGTGCAGGACTTTTTGCGCGAAACACAGCGGCACAGGAAGTAG
- a CDS encoding ABC transporter ATP-binding protein, with protein sequence MTSIQPIEPSTTLIPEKNRTKTWTVGIITAIFVIAAPMIIGTAGGNYWVRVLDFAMLYVMLALGLNVVVGFAGLLDLGYIAFYAVGAYVAALLSSPHLSTQFEWIAHLAPNGLHVPFLIIVPCAMALAALFGVLLGAPTLRLRGDYLAIVTLGFGEIVRIFMNNLDRPVNITNGPKGITAIDPVHFGDFSLAQTHTLFGFQFPTVYSYYYLFVIAALLVIWICTRLQHSRIGRAWAAIREDEIAAKAMGINTRNVKLLAFAMGASFGGLSGAMFGSFQGFVSPESFTLPESIVVLACVVLGGMGHIPGVILGAVLLAVLPEFLRSTMGPLQNMLFGHEIVDTEVIRQLVYALAMVLIMLYRSEGLWPSPKHEDKIAKLSKRGGKKPVRA encoded by the coding sequence ATGACCTCAATTCAACCGATCGAGCCGTCCACGACGCTCATCCCCGAAAAGAACCGCACCAAAACCTGGACCGTCGGCATCATCACTGCGATCTTCGTGATCGCGGCGCCGATGATCATCGGCACGGCGGGCGGCAACTACTGGGTCCGCGTGCTGGACTTCGCGATGCTGTACGTGATGCTCGCGCTCGGCCTGAACGTGGTGGTCGGCTTTGCCGGCCTGCTCGACCTGGGCTACATCGCGTTCTACGCGGTCGGCGCCTACGTGGCGGCGCTGCTCAGCTCACCGCATCTGTCGACGCAGTTCGAATGGATCGCGCATCTCGCGCCGAACGGGCTTCATGTGCCGTTTCTCATCATCGTGCCGTGCGCGATGGCGCTCGCCGCGCTGTTCGGCGTGCTGCTCGGTGCACCGACGCTGCGTCTGCGGGGCGACTACCTCGCGATCGTGACGTTGGGCTTCGGGGAAATCGTGCGGATTTTCATGAACAACCTCGACCGTCCGGTGAACATCACCAACGGCCCGAAGGGGATCACGGCGATTGACCCGGTGCATTTCGGCGACTTCAGCCTCGCGCAGACGCACACGCTGTTCGGCTTCCAGTTCCCCACGGTCTACTCGTACTACTACCTGTTCGTGATCGCCGCGCTGCTCGTGATCTGGATCTGTACGCGTCTGCAGCACTCGCGTATTGGCCGTGCATGGGCCGCGATCCGCGAAGATGAAATCGCCGCGAAGGCAATGGGCATCAACACCCGTAACGTGAAGCTGCTGGCGTTCGCGATGGGCGCGTCGTTCGGCGGCCTGTCCGGTGCGATGTTCGGCTCGTTCCAGGGCTTCGTGTCGCCGGAATCGTTCACGCTGCCGGAATCGATCGTCGTGCTGGCGTGCGTGGTGCTGGGCGGTATGGGCCATATTCCGGGCGTGATTCTGGGCGCGGTGCTGCTCGCCGTGCTGCCTGAATTCCTGCGCTCGACCATGGGTCCGCTGCAGAACATGCTGTTTGGCCATGAAATCGTCGACACGGAAGTGATCCGTCAGCTGGTCTATGCACTCGCGATGGTGCTGATCATGCTGTATCGCTCGGAAGGCCTGTGGCCGTCGCCGAAGCATGAAGACAAGATCGCCAAACTGTCGAAGCGCGGCGGCAAGAAGCCGGTGCGGGCCTAA
- a CDS encoding branched-chain amino acid ABC transporter substrate-binding protein, whose protein sequence is MRVKFAYAVSVAAAVAMLTACGKKQEGEAAAGAGASAAAVAAAPASEASIVKIGHAAPLTGGIAHLGKDNENGARLAVEEINAQGLTIDGHRIQLELDAQDDAADPKTGTAVAQKLVDDHVVGVVGHLNSGVSIPASKIYSDASIVQISPSSTNPAYTQQGFKSTYRVVATDAQQGPALANYATKVLGARRIAVVDDATAYGKGLADEFAKTVEANGAKVVAREATNDRATDFRAILTKIKSVQPDVIMFGGMDATGGPFTRQAAALGIRAKILGGDGVCTDKVGELAGTAVQNLVCSEAGLALSKMDRGADFEKKYVDRFHTPVQIYAPFTYDAVYVIVDAMKRANSIEAPKVLAAMPSTDYNGVIGHIAFDDKGDLKESAITLYDFKDGKKAVLDVVKM, encoded by the coding sequence ATGCGAGTCAAGTTTGCTTACGCCGTGTCCGTCGCGGCCGCGGTTGCGATGCTGACCGCGTGCGGCAAAAAACAGGAAGGCGAGGCAGCAGCAGGTGCAGGTGCGTCGGCGGCTGCCGTTGCGGCAGCGCCGGCGAGTGAAGCGTCGATCGTGAAAATCGGTCATGCGGCCCCTTTGACGGGCGGCATCGCGCATCTCGGTAAAGACAACGAAAACGGCGCGCGTCTCGCGGTCGAAGAAATCAACGCGCAGGGTTTGACGATCGACGGCCACAGGATCCAGCTGGAACTCGACGCGCAGGACGATGCAGCGGACCCAAAGACGGGAACGGCCGTCGCGCAGAAGCTCGTCGACGATCACGTGGTCGGCGTGGTCGGCCATCTGAACTCAGGTGTCTCGATTCCGGCTTCGAAGATCTATAGCGATGCGAGCATCGTGCAGATCTCGCCGTCGTCGACGAATCCGGCCTACACGCAGCAGGGTTTCAAGAGCACTTACCGGGTGGTGGCCACGGACGCGCAGCAGGGTCCGGCGCTTGCGAACTACGCGACGAAGGTGTTGGGCGCGCGACGCATCGCGGTCGTGGACGATGCGACCGCCTACGGCAAGGGGCTCGCGGACGAATTCGCGAAGACCGTGGAGGCGAATGGGGCGAAGGTCGTGGCGCGGGAAGCCACGAACGACCGGGCCACGGATTTCCGGGCCATCCTCACAAAGATCAAGAGTGTTCAGCCGGACGTGATCATGTTCGGCGGCATGGACGCAACGGGCGGCCCGTTCACCAGACAGGCGGCGGCGCTCGGTATCAGGGCAAAAATCCTTGGCGGCGACGGCGTGTGTACCGACAAGGTGGGTGAGCTGGCGGGAACCGCCGTGCAAAACCTGGTCTGTTCGGAGGCAGGACTTGCGCTTTCGAAAATGGACAGGGGAGCGGACTTCGAGAAGAAGTACGTGGACCGCTTCCACACGCCGGTGCAGATTTACGCGCCGTTCACGTATGACGCTGTGTACGTGATCGTCGATGCAATGAAGCGCGCTAATTCTATCGAGGCGCCCAAGGTGCTGGCTGCGATGCCGTCCACCGATTACAACGGGGTAATCGGCCACATCGCGTTCGACGACAAGGGTGATTTGAAAGAGAGCGCCATTACGCTTTACGACTTCAAGGACGGCAAGAAGGCGGTCCTCGACGTCGTGAAGATGTAA
- a CDS encoding ABC transporter ATP-binding protein: MSTTQAMLKIKGLQVNYGGIQAVKGIDLEVAQGELVTLIGANGAGKTTTMKAITGLKPYTIGDIEYMGESIKGVPPHLLLKRGLAMVPEGRGIFARMSIVENMQMGAYLRTDTDGIKADVDRMFGFFPRLKERATQFAGTLSGGEQQMLAMARAIISRPKLLLLDEPSMGLSPIMVEKIFEVVRAISAEGMTVLLVEQNARLALQAANRGYVMDSGLVTMSGDAKQMLDDPKVRAAYLGE, encoded by the coding sequence ATGTCCACGACGCAAGCAATGTTGAAAATCAAGGGCCTGCAGGTCAATTACGGCGGCATCCAGGCAGTCAAGGGGATCGACCTCGAAGTCGCGCAGGGCGAGCTGGTCACGCTCATCGGCGCGAACGGCGCAGGCAAGACCACGACGATGAAAGCGATCACGGGTCTGAAGCCCTACACGATCGGCGACATCGAGTACATGGGCGAGTCGATCAAGGGCGTGCCGCCGCATCTGCTGCTCAAGCGCGGTCTGGCGATGGTGCCGGAAGGCCGGGGCATCTTCGCGCGCATGTCGATTGTCGAGAACATGCAGATGGGCGCCTATCTGCGCACGGATACGGACGGCATCAAGGCGGACGTCGATCGCATGTTCGGCTTCTTCCCGCGTCTGAAGGAGCGCGCGACGCAGTTCGCCGGCACGCTCTCGGGCGGCGAACAGCAGATGCTGGCGATGGCGCGCGCGATCATCTCGCGTCCCAAGCTGCTGTTGCTGGACGAACCGTCGATGGGTCTGTCGCCGATCATGGTCGAGAAGATCTTCGAAGTGGTGCGCGCGATTTCGGCTGAAGGCATGACCGTGCTGCTGGTCGAACAGAACGCGCGGCTCGCGTTGCAGGCGGCGAATCGCGGCTACGTGATGGACTCGGGTCTGGTCACGATGTCGGGCGATGCGAAGCAGATGCTGGACGATCCGAAGGTGCGCGCGGCCTATCTGGGCGAATAA
- a CDS encoding branched-chain amino acid ABC transporter permease — protein sequence MDIFIQQVLNGLVLGSVYAIIALGYTMVYGILGIINFAHGDVLMVGAMVALSAIGVLQNHFPGLGNVPTLVIALIIAAIVCAAVGYTIERVAYRPLRKAPRLAPLITAIGVSILLQTLAMMIWSRNPLPFPQLLPTDPLNVIKATDTTPGAVISMTEIVIIVVAFLVMGGLLLLVHKTKLGRAMRAIAENPGNASLMGVNPNFVISATFMIGSALAALAGVMIASEYGNAHFYMGFIPGLKAFTAAVLGGIGNLGGAMVGGVLLGLIEQLGAGYIGNLTGGVFGSNYQDVFAFIVLIIVLVFRPSGLLGERVADRA from the coding sequence ATGGATATCTTCATCCAGCAGGTCCTAAACGGACTGGTGCTTGGCAGCGTCTACGCCATCATCGCACTGGGCTATACGATGGTTTACGGCATTCTGGGCATCATCAACTTCGCTCACGGCGATGTGTTGATGGTGGGCGCGATGGTCGCGCTCTCGGCCATCGGCGTGCTTCAAAACCACTTCCCCGGCCTCGGCAATGTGCCGACGCTCGTCATCGCGCTGATCATCGCCGCGATTGTGTGCGCGGCCGTCGGCTATACGATCGAGCGGGTCGCCTACCGGCCGCTGCGTAAGGCTCCGCGCCTTGCCCCGCTGATCACCGCGATCGGCGTGTCGATCCTGCTGCAGACGCTCGCGATGATGATCTGGTCGCGCAACCCGCTGCCGTTCCCGCAACTGTTGCCTACCGATCCGCTGAACGTGATCAAGGCCACGGACACCACGCCCGGCGCCGTGATCTCGATGACTGAAATCGTGATCATCGTCGTGGCGTTCCTCGTGATGGGCGGGCTGCTGCTGCTGGTTCACAAGACCAAGCTGGGCCGCGCAATGCGCGCGATCGCCGAAAACCCGGGCAATGCGTCGCTGATGGGCGTGAACCCGAACTTCGTGATTTCGGCGACCTTCATGATCGGCTCGGCGCTTGCTGCGCTGGCCGGCGTGATGATCGCGTCCGAGTACGGCAACGCGCACTTCTACATGGGTTTCATCCCCGGTCTGAAGGCCTTTACCGCGGCGGTGCTGGGCGGGATCGGCAACCTCGGCGGCGCGATGGTGGGCGGCGTGCTGCTCGGCCTGATCGAACAGCTCGGTGCCGGCTACATCGGCAATCTCACTGGTGGTGTGTTCGGCAGTAATTATCAGGACGTGTTCGCGTTTATCGTGCTGATTATCGTGCTGGTGTTCCGTCCGTCGGGTCTGCTCGGCGAACGCGTTGCGGATCGCGCCTGA
- a CDS encoding ABC transporter ATP-binding protein: protein MSDKIRLSVKGVNKRFGGLQALSDVGLQIQEGTIYGLIGPNGAGKTTFFNVITGLYTPDSGDFRLDGESYTPTAVYQVAKAGIARTFQNIRLFGGMTALENVMVGRHVRTKHGLIGAVFQTPAERQEEREIKERAIELLDYVGIAQYADYTSRNLSYGHQRRLEIARALATDPKLLALDEPAAGMNATEKVELTRLLDKIRADGKTILLIEHDVKLVMGLCNQMTVLDYGKVIAQGLPQDVQKDPKVIEAYLGAGVH from the coding sequence ATGAGCGACAAAATCCGACTGTCCGTAAAAGGCGTCAACAAGCGTTTCGGCGGTTTGCAGGCACTGTCCGACGTGGGGCTGCAAATCCAGGAAGGCACGATCTACGGTTTGATCGGTCCGAACGGCGCGGGCAAAACCACGTTCTTCAACGTGATTACGGGCCTGTACACGCCGGATTCGGGCGACTTCCGGCTCGACGGCGAAAGCTATACGCCGACCGCGGTGTATCAGGTGGCGAAAGCCGGCATTGCGCGTACGTTCCAGAACATCCGTCTGTTCGGCGGCATGACCGCACTGGAAAACGTGATGGTCGGCCGTCACGTGCGTACGAAGCACGGCCTGATCGGCGCAGTGTTCCAGACGCCTGCCGAGCGTCAGGAAGAGCGCGAGATCAAGGAACGCGCGATCGAACTGCTCGACTACGTGGGCATTGCGCAGTACGCGGACTATACGTCGCGCAATTTGTCGTATGGCCACCAGCGCCGTCTGGAAATTGCCCGTGCGCTCGCGACAGATCCCAAACTGCTCGCGCTCGACGAACCCGCCGCCGGCATGAACGCGACGGAAAAGGTCGAGCTGACGAGGCTGCTCGACAAGATCCGCGCGGACGGCAAGACGATTCTGCTGATCGAGCACGATGTGAAGCTCGTGATGGGTCTGTGCAACCAGATGACGGTGCTCGACTACGGCAAGGTGATTGCGCAAGGTCTGCCGCAAGACGTGCAGAAGGATCCGAAGGTGATCGAAGCTTATCTGGGTGCAGGGGTCCACTAA